TCCCCCCGCTCCGGAAAACCCGTCCGAGGCGACGCCCAAAGGCAGCCCCGCTCAACGGCCGGATCCGCTCGGCGACGGGGAAGAGGCGCGCCCTTCCGGCTCTTGAGCGCCGTTCTCGCCCCGACCCTCGCGCAGGGACGACGTCCGGCGCGCCTCTTCGTCGAAGACGCGTCCGTTCGGTGCGTAAACGAAACgtcgcgaattttttttttttctgacagacGTGGTCTGTGAGACACTCTCGGTCTCCGTTTATTGGCTCTGGTTGGGGCGCGCGCGCGTCTACCGCCGCGCCTTCGTTGCCGGGGCGTCCGAGTTGGCGACACGTCGGGCGGCCTCAGACAGTTGTATCGCGTTTATCAGCTGCTTTGCCAAGAAGGGGGGCGCGAGGGCGAAGAGGGCGACGGTGCTCCAGGTGGCGTCTGCCGCGAAGGCCTGCATGCCCATGAGGTACAGCATCAAGAGGGTTGCCTCTTGGCCGAAGCAGAAGAAGAACAGAATGTACTTCTTTTCGTAGTAGTAGcgaagcaggggattgttcaagccgcTGGGGTCTTTGTGCGACGACAGGCGTCTCGAAAAGGTCGAGAAGAGCTGCGCGTAATGCGACGCGATATCGAGAGCGAGAAAGAGTATAAAAATAATAGAGAAGCTGGGGTAAAGGACAGACAGAACGACCAACAGACAGGCCGTCGAGACGCGATCAATGACCATGTCTAGCATGGCGccgaacttgctgacttcacagtGTTTTAAAAGAGTTAGTTCCGCGCTCGTTTTTCGTACACGTTTGACACCTTACCTTGTCCGAGGCTTCGCGCGGCGTATCCGTCTATGGAGTCTAGGAGCTGTCCGAGTCCGTACAGCGTCAAGAACCGCCAGGGGTGCGCGTTTGCGGAGAGGAACGCGGATCCGACTAGCAAGATTCGAATGTACCCTTTTGCGAGGAGGAGCGGGTGGCGGTCGCGAGCAAGCGCGGGGGCACAGCGATCAGTTGAGCAGAAAGGAAGGTGCGAAAAGCATGACTATCAGAGGCATACCGATGATATTGGGTATGAACAAGTAAACGGCTGAAACCATGCCTGAGTGTGTTATGGGACATTTTTTTTTGACAATGTCTCTCTTCGCTCCCGCGCCCGCCTCAAAGGGGGGGCCTCAGAGGGTACTCGGAGGGGCGCCTGCAACCGCGCGCCGGCGTGCGCGAGTCCAGATTCCGCCGATCTCGACACCGGCGGTCGCCGTGGGGAGGAGATTTTGCGGCCGGAGCGGCGCCGAGGGCGCGCGCGCGAGAAGCTTGACGAACTGTCATGCGCTCcgcttgtgtgttttttttttttttttttcgcggttCTGTGGAGGAAGAGCGAACGTGAGGGGCCCGGCGGCCTGGgttttgacagaaaaaaaaaacggcgCGTCGTTTTTATTTTTGAGCTGAGGCTCAATTTTGCATTGAACCCGTAAGGAATTAGAAAAAAAGGGGACATGTATCTCTTGTGGCGTCTCTTTTTTTTTGTGCTGTCCAAGATATTTTTTAGCGCAATAGAAGTGATTGGCCACGAGAACGTTCCAAAAAAGGGGCCGGTCATTTTTGTCGGTAGGCAGAAAATTTCGAAACGCAACTTTTCGCGTCTCGTCCGGCCGTCGCGCGGGCGGCGCACAGAAATTCGCTGGTCTGGAACTGACGTGAGTTTGTCTCAATAGGAAATCACCAAAATCAATTTGTCGTACGTTTTTTTTTCTGCGTGTTGCGACATCAACAGCCGTTTCGCAGAATTGGGACTTGGGGGCGGGCTtttttttgttctctttttttGGACTGGAAGGGTTGGCGTCGTTGGAGGCGCGGCCGCGTTGGACGACGCGCTgacgccgtgttttttttttttttgaaatttcgaaGGATCCGATGCTCATCATGACGTACTGTAAGAGGCGACTCGGGTTTTTGATAGCGGAGAAGTCCATGGACCGCTTTATGGTGGGGTACTTCGCGAGGCAGCTCGGCTCGATTCCCATCGTGAGGGCGATGGACGCGGCCGTGACCGGTCCCGGCGCAGTGACCGTCTCCGGGACGCGAGTGACCGGGACCGGGACCTGCTTCACGGGCATTGAGCCCGGCTCTCGCCTGCTGTTTCAGGGAGAGTCGGACGGCGTCGACATCAGGGAGATCTATAGCGACACGGAGCTGGAGATAGCGAATGCCACGAGTCTCGCGTGCGCCAAGGATATccggtacaaaattttaaaaaaacaggaTCACACAAAAGTGTACGAGCACGTTTGGGATCGGCTGAGCGCCGGGGAGTGCATTTGCGTGTTTCCAGAGGGGGGGTCTCACGACAGGAGCGAGCTGTTGCCTCTGAAGGCGGGGGTGACGGTGATGGCGCTGGGCGCCATGCAGAAGCACCGTCACTTGCAGGTTCAGATCGTTTCGTGTGGGCTGAACTATTTTTCGGCGCACCGATTTCGGTCTCGCGTGATCATTGAGTTCGGGAAGCCGTACTGGGTTCCGAAGGAGCTGGCCCAAAAATACGCCAAGGTCAGCAAGAGAGAAGCCTGCGGGGAGCTTTTGGTGAAGATCGAGTACCTGTTGAGGAGCGTGACCATCACGGCCGCCGACTATCAGACGCTGCGGGTTATTCACACCGCCAGGAGGATGAGTCAGCCCGAAGATAGCGCGCCCATGCTCGACGAGTACATGGACCACAGTCGCCGTCTGGCCAGCGAGTACAAAAACTACAAGGACGACCCGCGAAAGCTCTATTTGCACACCAAAATCGCCGCGTACAACAAAAAACTGGACGTGCTCGGACTTCAAGACGAACACGTCTGCAGCGGGAGCTACATGACGAGTCGCTGGCTCTCCGTCGAACTCGCGTGTCGGTTCGCGGGGCTCTTGGTCATGATTTCTCTGACCGGACTCGGGGCGGTTTTGAACTCTCCGATCGCCGTCGTTGCCTACATCGTCTCAAAGAGACAGGCTAGAAAAGCCCTGGCGGATTCGACGGTCAAAATAGAGGGGAAGGACGTGATCGCGTCCTACAAGCTCATCATCGGCCTCGTGATGACGCCGCTGCTCTTGCTCTTGTACGGCGTGGTCGTGTTTTGCTACTTCGGACTCAAGGCGGGCCGCGATTTTCCTGGTTGTTTGGCCGTTTTTCAGCTGGGCGTCCGTTCGCGTGATCGAAGAGGGCTACTACACCTGTTCGTTCCTGCGTGTGTTGCTGGCTATGCGCTGGTCCGCGGACCAGCTGAAGGAGCTGAGGCGAGAGCGCGCCGCGCTGCAGCTCAAACTGCGCGAGTTCCTGGACTCGAGCAAGTCCACCACGAACGCGGACAAGTACTTCAAGGTGAAGGCGCGGTCTTCTTCGCCGTCGATATCCTGGTTTTCCAATCCGATCAAGAAGGCGGAATACCTCTCGCCGAGAGAGGAGGTCAGACTGCTTGGACTGCGCATCAACGAGAGCTACGAGGACCTGGAAAAGGCCTTGATTGCCGGcgaagactagggaccgatgacggttGGCCAACCTTAGAATATGCAGCGAAGCGTCGcgccttaaatttaaaaaaaaaaatggcgagtCGACCTGACGGGCGCGCGCTGTTCTACGGCCCCTAGTCACCGCGTTCTAGTTGCTTTGCGGCGGCCGCCGCTTTTTTCTTTTATGGTGCGTTCACGGCCCTGTGAGGACGATGGTGTGCGTACGAGTCGAATGCGTCCAGGCCCTTTGAGAAGTACCGCGCGGCGATTTGTGCCCACTCGACTTGCAGCGGGGCCGCGCTTCTGCAGGCCTCGGTCCACGTTTCTACGTCGTCGATCCACTGCTGAACCTCGACGATGGGTTCCGACGAGCGGGCGGCGGCTCTGTTCTCCCAGGCCGAGAGGGAGCCCTTGCTTTGCTTCCCCAACTGGAGCAGGACGTCGCGCACGGTTCCGTACCGAGGCCTTCCCGGTGGCGGGAAGAGTTCGCTGAGCGGAGAAGAGAGGTGTCGACGAAGGTAGAGTGCGTTTTGTCTGAGCAAGTAGCACAGGATCAGCGTTCCGTCCTTCAAGTCGGGTCTTGAGCATATCTTGTACAAGGGGGCGAACGTGCGGTCGTCGAGGCTGAGTCCTAGCTGGGTCATGGTGGAGTAGAGGGCAAAATAAAACGGAGTGTTTTTTCCAGCATTTTCCAGCACGGCGTTGCACAAATCCGGCGTGAGTCTGACGCCCCACTCGGACAGGACCTTCATGAGGCACGCCTCGTTGAGCGGTTGGCCTATGAGGGAGGACAGGAGCTCTGGGGTGAGTCTCGAGTTCATTGCCAAGAACTGGTcgacggagaaccttctcatttttTCGGCCCACGGTCCGGAAGAGGCCAGATTTTCGTGTCTGGAGTGGGTCAAAATTTTCGCCAAGAACAGCTGTTTCGAGTTTGCGCTCTCGTTCGACATTTGCTTCCAGCTGGCGAGGATGCTTTCCTCGTCCTTGAGCACCATGTACAGTCCCTGCCTCCACAGCGTGGCGTCGAGGCTCGAGTCGTGCCTCAAGTACCTGTCGTCCAGAGCGCGCGCCTTGTCGACCTCCCCGACGGACAAGAAGAACTCCGCGAGCGCCAAGACGCTCGGCCCGCGGGGACGGAACAGTCGGTTTTGCAGGACCGAAAAGAGGTGCTCGGCGCGCGACTTGTCCTTTTTCTCGGCGTAGAACTTCAGCACCTGAGagagggtgacgtcgtcgaacaggTGGCGGTCGAGCAGGTGGCCGAAGAACGCTTGGACGTCTTTTCGAGCGCCGGCTTGGATCTTGGTCGCGAGCAAGGAGTTGGCCCGGCGCACGAGGAGTGCGCCGTTGGCGCGGCTGAACCCCGGGCGGCTTCCGGAGAACGCGCAGCCCGTGTGCAGTTTGGCGCCAGAGACGCGGCCGAGCTCGGCGCGCCGCGCGGCCGGGTCCCAGCGTCGCCTCGGACGGGCGGCGCAGAGAGGGGAGGGACGGCCGAGAGAGGCAGACTTGGTCATGCTCTGACGGAAGAGGGGGGGTCAGATAGACGCTCTGGAAGAGGGGGGCCCGTTGAGGCCCATGCGATGCGGCGCGAGGCGgagactacttttttttttttttttttttcttttacgtatGAACTCAGTTTGACAGGTATCAATCGACTTTGAGTTCTTCTCGTTTAGGAAGCTTCTCGCAGTTAGGTTAAATTGATTGATTTGCAGTGCTCGCCCCCCTGATCAAAAGAAGTGCGTGCCGAAACGGGGGTGAGGGGGGGTTCGGACTTCGATGGGGTTCCTctcgcgtctttttttttttttttttttttttttcgagggggGAGCGCAGGTCCTGTTTCCGATCTCTCTTTCCGAAGGACGAGCGTGAGTAACCCGTTTCCCGAGTTCAGGAATTTGAAGCAGAGGGACCATGAATTTCGGCCGCGGATTTGGAAGCGGCAGCGCGGGTTTTGGCGGGTTTGGTACGAGGTTGTCGACGGCGAGCGCGGTTTTTGCCGCGTCCGcgagtgcgttttttttttttttctttttttcggccAGTTCGCTAAAGCAGCGAAATTTGACGTCGCGCGCGAGAACAAAACAGGACAGGCTGCGCAAGGCGCCAACGTGAACGCCCAGACGCCGGGATTCGGTATTGGAAGCAACAAGCCGTCGTTTGGTACGCAGCGAGGGGGTTCAGTGCGGGGGAGAGGCGTGCCGTAGGTtcttggcgtgtgtgtgtgtgtataataggGGTCTGGCAGGAGCGTTGTGCGCTGACCGGGAGTTCTTTTATCGTTCGCAGGTAGCAGCAATTGGAGCGGCGGCGCGGGCGCGTCCGGGGCGGGCGGGTTTGGCCAGAGCGGCACGTTCAGAATGGGGCAGTCGCAGGAGTTTGGGACGCCGTCGAGCGGTGGTGGATTCGCGTTTGGGTcgtcccagcagcagcagcagcagcagaacattAGGGGGACGCAGTCGGCGAAGTACCGCCCGACCCAGATTACGGAGGCCGTCAATACAGGTGGGCAGAAGAAAACCGTGAACGTCACGCTCACGTCGATATCGGCGATGCCCCAGTACGCTCAGAAGTCGTACGAACAGCTCAGGTGGGAGGATTATTGCTTGGGGAAGCAGGCCGGTGGCgctcagcagcagcaacagcagatcCCGGGCTTTGGCGTGTCGGGGGCTACCGTCGCGGGGGGGGGAGGATTCGGGGTCGATTCTACGGCGGCCGGTGGCTTTTCGGCTAACAAGCCCCTGTTCGCGTCCCCGACGACGTTTGGTACCCCGGCGACGGGTTCGAGGTTCCAGACAGGCGGCGCCGCGACGACGGGATTCAACAGCTCCGCCTCTACCAACGCTGCGTTTCTCAACAAGCCGACCACGCCGGGGTTCTCGGCGCCGGCGGGCGGCTTCGCGCAGTCGAGCGGCTTCTCGAAGCCCCTGGACAAGCCGGCGTTCGGTGCCGTCCAGCAGCCGGCGTTCGGGACGCCTTCGGCGCCCGGAGGATTCGGGGGATTTGGACAGACCTCCGGCGGGACATTCGGACAAACTCCGGCGGTCTCCGGCGGGACGTTCGGACAAACTCCGGCGGTCTCCGGCGGGACATTCGGACAAACTCCGGCGGTCTCCGGCGGGACATTCGGACAAACTCCGGCGGTCTCCGGCGGGACATTCGGACAAACTCCGGCAGTCTCCGGCGGGACATTCGGACAAACTCCGACTACCTTTTCGCAGAAACCTAGCTTCTCCCCCGCACCCACGTTCCAGACCCCCGCTCTCGGCGGCGGCTTCTCCCAGCTCGGTGCCCAGTCCGGCGCTAAGCAACCGCAGCCCGCTTTTGGCCTAGACGCGCAACAACAGTTCAGCCTCGCCCAAAGACCAGAACCCTTCGGCGCACCCGCCTCTTCTTCCTTCGGCTCCGCCTCGCTCGCGCCCTCCTCTTTCGCCACCCCGACTCCTTCTCCCGCCGTTCAACCTTTCAACTCCTTCGGCTTCGGCACCCCCTCCAGACCTGATGGCCCCGCTCTCTTCCCCCCGGCTCAGCAGCCTCTCCCCACTCCTGGACAAAGTCCTTACGGCTACCTCCCCAAAATCACGCGCGAGATcaccgtctcacagccctctcccgCCCCACGCTCCGTCACTCTCGGCAGCGCCAAGAAGCTCAACACCTCCCTCCCGCACTACAAACTCACGCCCCGCTCCGGATTCTCCTCCTCCCGCGCCAGACCAGACTTCTCCTCTCCTAGCGCCCCCTCCGTCGACCGCGACCACCTCGGCGTCAGCTTCGTCTCCCGCTCCAAAAGTAAAGCCCTCGTCATAGACCCCGTCGACTCTGACAACTCCCCGCTCCTCAACCTCGAACTCCGCGGTAAATtcaccctctcctcctcctccccctcctcgcgCCCCCCCTCCTCGCCGCCGCCTCCCCCAGCCCGCCTAGACGCCCCCAAGCCTCCGGACCCTCCCTCTCCACCCACCCCCTGTCCCCCCGACCCTCCCGACGCGCGCGCCGACCTGCCCGAGCCCGCCAGGCCCCCGCACCTCTCCAACCAGGACGACTACTACACCGTCCCGCCCATCTCCTCCCTGCAACTGCTCTCCAACTCCGAACTCGCCTCCGTCCGCGACTTCGTCGTCGGACACCGCACCTACGGCTCCGTCAAGTGGCTCGGCTCCACCGACGTCCGCGGCCTCGACCTCAACTCCATCGTCATCTTCAAGCAAAACAACGTCGAAGTCTACCCAGACCCCGACTCCGAACCCCCCGTCGGACAAGGACTCAACAAGCCCGCCGTCGTCACCCTCCACATCCAACTCTCCAAGGACCCACTCAAGGCCGCCAGGTCCGAACAACTCCTCCTCGACAAAAACAAAGAATATCGCGGACTCTGGGACCCCAAAACACTCACCTGGACCTTCACCGTCGAACACTTCACTCAATTCGGGCTCGACGACGATGACCACGaccacctcctccacccccactCCACCCCCCCACTCCAACCTCCTCCACCCCCGCTCCTATCCACCCCCTCCCtcactccacccccctcccccccctcctccgacCCCTCCATGTCCGTCTCCGACGACGAACCCGAATACCCCCCTGAActctacgacgacgacgacgacctcgaccgcgacccctccccaccctccccacccACCCCTCTCTTCCCTGActccccccccttctccccaaAACGCTCCAGACCACTCCTCCGTCAACCCCCCCTCCACTCCTCCACCCTCGACCAACCTTGGACCCACTCCCCACAAAAAAAGCCCAGGAACAACCTCCTCTTCCAAATCCaacctccccccacctccccccctcaACCACCCACccacctcccctctcccctctccacccacctccccactcccctctccccccccccctcccctcctccccctcctccgcaCCCCCCTCCGCGACTCCGTCACCCTCTGCCGCTCCCACTACCACCCAGACTTCGGACTCTTCATGGGCCGCTCCTTCCGCGTCGGCTGGTCCTCCTCCGGACTCTTCCTCCATTCCGGCCTCcctatcccccacccccacccccactcctccCATCTCTCCCACGTCTTCCTCCAAAAAGTCCTCGTCTCCCCCACCgactccccctccctccacctccccctcctccgCTCCCACCTCCGCCTCTCTCACTGCACCCTCCACCCCCAACCCACCCTCCACGCCCCCACCTTCCAACTCCTCCACAACGCCCACTCCTCCATCCTCGAATCCATCTCCATCTCCCAACAACTCCTCTCCGACTCCCGCGACCCACTCCTCCTACACTTCCTCCTCTCCTTCAAACTCCTCCACGccctcttctccccccctccccccctcccccctcccctccaccccaacCACCCCGACCCCAACTCCCACTCCCTCCACTCCCTCCGCCGACACCTCCTCGACCTCTGGCTCCAAGACGccaccctcccccccaccctccaccacTACCTCTCCCTCTCCCAACTCCACCCCACCAACCTCACCCTCCGCAAGTGGGACGCCCTCTCCCTCTGCCTCTGCTCCAAACAACTCTCCCTCGCCACCCAACTCGCCCTCTCCCTCCGCGAACACCGCCTCTCCCTCGCCATCTCCCAAGCCTCCCAACCCACCCACTCCCGCTCCCACCTCCTCAAACAACTCGACACCTGGACCAAACATCACAACCTCATCTCACACATCCCCCCACACAAACTCAAAGTCCTCCTACTCCTCTCCGGCCACATCCAACCACTCTGCTCCTCTCACAAAGACTGGATCCGCTCCTTCGCCTGTCACTTCTGGTActcccacccccacctccacctcCCCCACACCATCCAACTCTATAACTccctactctcccccccccccctcctcctcccccccccccccctacctctccccccccctctccccccctacctctccctctcccccctcccccctccccccaacccccccctcGACACCCTCTACCACCTCCTCCAACTCTACCTCCACCCCGGCTACCCCCTCTCCCAACTCCTCCACCCCTCCTcccactccccccaccccctcgaCCACCGCCTCTCCTGGCACCTCCACTCCTCCCTCCACTCCCTCCAACTCTTCCCCCTCTTCGAACAACTCCACTCCCTCTCCTCTAACTACGCCTCCCAACTCGAAATCGCCGGCCTCTGGCCCTGGAGCATCTacgccctcctctccctcccccactccccccaaCGCCACGACGCCATCCGACTCCTCCTCCAACGCCACCTCcccacctcctctcccccccccgacCTCCCCTTCCTCCTCACCCAACTCAAACTCCCCGAACCCTGGATCCACGAAGCCAACTTCTGGTACCtctcccacctctccccctccctccacgtCCTCCACTCCCACATACACCCCCTCCTCAAACTTGAACGCTGGGACCTCGCCCACGACGCCCTCGTCTCCAAATGGGCCCCCTCCGTCTTCCTCCACTCCCACCTCGACTTCGACTCCTCcaacctctccccctccctcttctcCTCCTGTCTCAACCAACTACACCTCCACTCCTACTCCGGACGCTCCCACCTCTGGCCTGAACCCTTCGGCTccgtcctccaccaactctccctcCACTCCCCCCACATCCCAAACTGGAACTCCGGCGGCAAACTCTACCTCCTCCTCGAagacctcctcctctccctcctccacctctacaaccaccccccctcccccgaccTCCTCCACTCCCACCTCCTCTCCCTCGACTCCCTCGCCTCCGAActcctctcccgctccctctccctcaacctctccctcctctccctcctccacccctccccccactcccccaacCCCCTCTTCCATCGCCCCCTCAGCTCCCCTCCAGACCTCCAACTAGAACTCCTCGCCTCCTcccacctctcctccctctcctACAAACTCTccatccacctca
This DNA window, taken from Schistocerca gregaria isolate iqSchGreg1 unplaced genomic scaffold, iqSchGreg1.2 ptg000596l, whole genome shotgun sequence, encodes the following:
- the LOC126316677 gene encoding uncharacterized protein LOC126316677, with translation MVSAVYLFIPNIIGYIRILLVGSAFLSANAHPWRFLTLYGLGQLLDSIDGYAARSLGQVSKFGAMLDMVIDRVSTACLLVVLSVLYPSFSIIFILFLALDIASHYAQLFSTFSRRLSSHKDPSGLNNPLLRYYYEKKYILFFFCFGQEATLLMLYLMGMQAFAADATWSTVALFALAPPFLAKQLINAIQLSEAARRVANSDAPATKARR
- the LOC126316675 gene encoding uncharacterized protein LOC126316675, whose translation is MYLLWRLFFFVLSKIFFSAIEVIGHENVPKKGPVIFVGNHQNQFVDPMLIMTYCKRRLGFLIAEKSMDRFMVGYFARQLGSIPIVRAMDAAVTGPGAVTVSGTRVTGTGTCFTGIEPGSRLLFQGESDGVDIREIYSDTELEIANATSLACAKDIRYKILKKQDHTKVYEHVWDRLSAGECICVFPEGGSHDRSELLPLKAGVTVMALGAMQKHRHLQVQIVSCGLNYFSAHRFRSRVIIEFGKPYWVPKELAQKYAKVSKREACGELLVKIEYLLRSVTITAADYQTLRVIHTARRMSQPEDSAPMLDEYMDHSRRLASEYKNYKDDPRKLYLHTKIAAYNKKLDVLGLQDEHVCSGSYMTSRWLSVELACRFAGLLVMISLTGLGAVLNSPIAVVAYIVSKRQARKALADSTVKIEGKDVIASYKLIIGLVMTPLLLLLYGVVVFCYFGLKAGRDFPGCLAVFQLGVRSRDRRGLLHLFVPACVAGYALVRGPAEGAEARARRAAAQTARVPGLEQVHHERGQVLQGEGAVFFAVDILVFQSDQEGGIPLAERGGQTAWTAHQRELRGPGKGLDCRRRLGTDDGWPTLEYAAKRRALNLKKKMASRPDGRALFYGP